Proteins encoded in a region of the Pseudomonas syringae KCTC 12500 genome:
- a CDS encoding MFS transporter: MNPAVAPSTPDLNTSPVQSSTLPGDTYIEKNTPLFKRTALALFAGGFSTFTLLYCVQPMMPTLSSEFSLTAAQSSLILSVATAMLAIGLLITGPISDRLGRKPVMVMALFCASLFTIASALMPSWEGVLITRALVGLSLSGLAAVAMTYLSEEIHPTHLGLAMGLYIGGSAVGGMSGRLIVGVMIDYVSWHAAMLVVGGLALIAAAVFWRILPASRNFRPRSLHPRSLLDGFVVQFRDAGLPLLFLTGFLLMGAFVTLFNYIAYRFLSAPYNLSQAVVGVFSVVYLSGIYSSAKIGSLADRLGRRQVLWAVIVMMLAGLLLTLFTPLPLVIVGVLIFTFGFFGAHSVASSWVGRRATTARGQAASLYLFCYYAGSSVAGTGGGVFWHYAGWNGIGVFIGVLLLIALGVALRLARLQPLGAQV; this comes from the coding sequence GTGAACCCTGCCGTCGCCCCGTCCACTCCCGACTTGAACACCTCGCCCGTACAGTCGTCGACACTGCCCGGCGATACCTACATCGAAAAGAACACGCCGCTTTTCAAACGCACGGCATTGGCGCTGTTCGCCGGCGGGTTTTCGACCTTTACCCTGCTGTACTGCGTTCAGCCGATGATGCCGACGCTGTCCAGCGAGTTTTCCCTGACAGCGGCGCAAAGCAGCCTGATCCTGTCCGTGGCCACGGCAATGCTCGCCATCGGCCTGCTGATCACCGGGCCGATATCCGATCGGCTGGGGCGCAAGCCGGTGATGGTCATGGCGCTGTTCTGTGCCTCGCTATTCACCATCGCCAGTGCCTTGATGCCCAGCTGGGAGGGCGTACTGATTACCCGCGCCCTGGTAGGCCTGTCACTGAGCGGCCTGGCGGCAGTGGCGATGACCTACCTGAGCGAGGAGATCCACCCCACCCATCTGGGCCTGGCGATGGGGCTGTATATCGGCGGCAGCGCCGTCGGTGGCATGAGCGGAAGGCTGATCGTCGGGGTGATGATCGACTACGTCAGCTGGCACGCGGCGATGCTGGTGGTCGGCGGGCTGGCGCTGATCGCCGCAGCGGTGTTCTGGAGGATCCTGCCGGCGTCGCGCAACTTCCGCCCGCGCTCGCTGCACCCTCGCAGTCTGCTCGACGGGTTTGTCGTGCAGTTTCGCGATGCAGGCTTGCCGCTACTGTTTCTGACCGGCTTCCTGCTGATGGGCGCATTCGTTACGCTGTTCAACTACATCGCCTACCGCTTTCTGAGCGCACCCTACAACTTGAGCCAGGCCGTGGTCGGCGTGTTCTCCGTGGTGTACCTGTCGGGCATCTACAGCTCGGCAAAGATCGGCTCACTGGCTGACCGCCTTGGCCGCCGACAGGTGCTGTGGGCGGTGATCGTGATGATGCTGGCCGGCCTGCTGCTGACCCTGTTCACCCCACTGCCACTGGTGATCGTCGGCGTACTGATCTTCACCTTCGGCTTCTTTGGCGCACATTCAGTGGCCAGCAGCTGGGTCGGACGCAGGGCCACCACCGCCAGAGGCCAGGCCGCGTCCCTTTACCTGTTCTGTTACTACGCAGGCTCGAGCGTGGCCGGAACCGGCGGCGGAGTGTTCTGGCACTACGCGGGCTGGAACGGCATCGGGGTGTTTATCGGCGTGTTGCTGCTGATCGCCCTTGGTGTGGCGTTGAGGTTGGCAAGGTTGCAGCCGCTGGGGGCGCAGGTTTAG
- a CDS encoding LysR family transcriptional regulator — MELRHLRYFIAVAEELHFGRAAQALGISQPPLSQQIQTLEQELGTRLFERTNRRVELSESGRLFLDEARLVLAQVDKATDVARRAQLGEIGELKIGFTSSAPFTSSIPQAIFAFRQAYPDVHLTLTEITSQEVAAGLEDKTIQVGIMRPLALPDSLVVFELLSEPLVAIMRADHPLAAESEEGIYMAALAAEPFVFFPRTYGSGIYAQVLSLARAAGFSPLITQEAGEVMTIIGLVAAGLGVTVLPASYRRMRIDGVVYRNVLDPGATSAVWLVQRKDEQSPMAKAFTELLTRNVG, encoded by the coding sequence ATGGAATTGCGTCATCTGCGTTACTTCATCGCGGTTGCCGAAGAGCTGCATTTTGGCCGCGCAGCGCAGGCGCTGGGGATTTCTCAGCCGCCGCTCAGCCAGCAGATTCAGACGCTGGAGCAGGAACTGGGCACGCGTCTTTTCGAGCGCACCAACCGGCGCGTCGAGTTGAGCGAATCCGGGCGGCTGTTTCTCGACGAGGCACGGCTGGTGCTGGCGCAGGTCGACAAAGCCACCGACGTAGCTCGGCGTGCGCAACTGGGCGAAATCGGCGAGCTGAAGATCGGCTTCACTTCGTCTGCGCCGTTTACGTCGAGTATCCCGCAGGCGATTTTCGCCTTCCGCCAAGCCTACCCGGACGTGCACCTGACCCTGACCGAGATCACCAGTCAGGAAGTGGCGGCAGGTCTTGAGGACAAAACCATTCAGGTCGGCATCATGCGCCCGCTGGCATTGCCCGATTCACTGGTGGTATTCGAATTGCTGAGTGAACCGCTGGTGGCGATCATGCGTGCCGACCATCCGCTGGCGGCAGAAAGCGAGGAGGGGATCTACATGGCGGCGCTGGCCGCCGAGCCGTTCGTGTTCTTCCCGCGTACTTATGGCAGCGGCATCTACGCGCAAGTCCTGAGCCTGGCGCGCGCCGCAGGGTTCAGCCCGCTGATCACCCAGGAAGCGGGCGAAGTGATGACCATCATCGGCCTGGTCGCAGCAGGATTGGGCGTCACCGTACTGCCTGCGTCCTACCGGCGAATGCGCATCGACGGCGTGGTCTACCGCAACGTCCTCGACCCAGGCGCAACCAGCGCGGTGTGGCTGGTGCAACGCAAGGACGAACAATCGCCCATGGCCAAGGCGTTCACCGAGCTGTTAACGCGTAACGTCGGGTGA
- a CDS encoding S1 family peptidase, whose amino-acid sequence MRKQIWLMALLSLSLTVAADEKIIGGTPAPAGAYPFFTSLTKEDGQHLCGGALIAAQWVLTAAHCIRGQSPAFVQIAIEKYGPPVVSRDKIRIAEAFIPADFKDWQVYSKTGDEKGSGLYDIALLKLERPTESKDILKLDGIDQVVAHEVGMPVTLAGFGMRETGTMPNELYHVDGSILEDRKCIDVPPGYPPTYFDPLLNVCSSKISGGGDSGGPLLFKTQSGYVGVALVSRGLLDASQMTRISFYKDWITNIIANDKCGQQEKPEGTVSVRSVGSSGC is encoded by the coding sequence ATGCGCAAACAAATATGGCTGATGGCTTTATTGAGCCTGTCGCTGACAGTGGCGGCAGACGAGAAAATTATCGGTGGTACGCCCGCACCCGCAGGTGCTTATCCTTTTTTCACTTCATTGACCAAGGAGGATGGCCAGCACCTCTGCGGGGGCGCATTGATCGCCGCGCAATGGGTGCTTACTGCGGCACACTGCATACGTGGTCAGTCGCCTGCGTTTGTCCAGATTGCTATAGAGAAGTACGGGCCTCCCGTCGTCAGCCGGGACAAGATCAGGATCGCTGAAGCGTTTATTCCTGCGGATTTCAAAGACTGGCAGGTTTACTCTAAAACAGGCGACGAAAAGGGATCGGGGCTTTACGACATTGCGCTATTGAAACTTGAGCGTCCAACCGAAAGTAAAGACATCCTCAAGCTGGACGGCATTGATCAGGTGGTTGCGCACGAAGTCGGGATGCCCGTCACGCTGGCAGGCTTCGGAATGAGAGAAACCGGCACCATGCCGAACGAGCTTTATCATGTTGACGGCTCGATTCTGGAAGATCGCAAATGCATAGACGTGCCGCCGGGCTATCCACCTACCTACTTTGATCCTCTCTTGAATGTGTGTTCGAGCAAGATTTCTGGCGGCGGCGATTCAGGCGGGCCGTTGCTCTTCAAAACGCAGAGCGGCTACGTCGGCGTTGCGCTGGTAAGTCGTGGTTTGCTCGACGCTAGTCAGATGACTCGAATTTCGTTCTACAAGGACTGGATCACGAACATCATTGCAAATGACAAGTGCGGCCAGCAGGAGAAGCCTGAAGGTACTGTTTCTGTGCGTTCTGTCGGCTCTTCTGGCTGTTGA